A section of the Felis catus isolate Fca126 chromosome B2, F.catus_Fca126_mat1.0, whole genome shotgun sequence genome encodes:
- the FBXO5 gene encoding F-box only protein 5 isoform X1 → MSQRPCRCSPRPPSSSCRCSYSDLTAAGRPRPSDSCKEESSTLSVKMKCDFSYNHIHSGLKLVKPDDSGRQGSCTPAYLEGSYKDCIKDYVRLSDIGSPIVSPRIVELESENENKLFHNKENQHVQQILDSSNEIEELETSGPYEDSGYTSFSQQSGFNEHEESSLPLENFSDSPQSCLRQMQSPEQYPSKNLLPALHFAKMVCSTLKKNAKRNPKIDWEKLKEFIFSGNFGLQNIIGRKMGLEYVDILSELFRRGLRHLLANILTQLNDMDLINVSKVSTTWKKILDDDKRALQLYNKAIERVNEKNIKFSPHASTREYVMFRTALASVQKSAAQAHPKKDAQTKLSHPGDQKGSTYSRHNEFSEVAKTLKENESLKACIRCNSPAKYDCYLQRAICKREGCGFDYCTRCLCNYHTTNECSNGKPLKANYKTGPLPGTKTSKKNLRRL, encoded by the exons gTTGTAAAGAAGAAAGTTCCACTCTTTCTGTCAAAATGAAATGTGATTTTAGCTATAACCATATTCATTCTGGACTTAAGTTAGTGAAGCCTGATGATAGTGGAAGACAAGGTTCCTGTACTCCTGCATATTTGGAAGGTTCTTATAAAGATTGCATTAAAGACTACGTGAGGTTATCAGATATTGGGTCACCAATCGTGAGCCCCAGGATTGTAGAACTTGAATCTGAAAACGAAAACAAGCTCTTTCATAACAAGGAAAATCAGCATGTGCAACAAATCCTTGATAGTTCAAATGAGATCGAAGAACTAGAGACCAGTGGACCTTATGAAGACAGTGGCTATACTTCATTTTCCCAGCAAAGTGGCTTCAATGAACATGAAGAGAGTAGCCTTCCCTTGGAAAATTTCAGTGACAGTCCACAGTCCTGCCTGCGTCAGATGCAAAGCCCAGAGCAATATCCCAGCAAAAACTTGCTGCCGGCTCTTCACTTTGCCAAAATGGTTTGTTCAACGTTAAAAAAGAATGCCAAACGAAATCCTAAAATAGATTGGgagaaactgaaagaatttaTATTCAGTGGAAATTTTGGACTGCAGAATATAATTGGAAGGAAAATGGGCCTAGAATATGTAGATATTCTCAGTGAACTCTTTCGAAGGGGACTCAGACATCTCCTAGCAAACATTTTAACACAGCTCAATGATATGGACTTAATCAA TGTGTCTAAAGTGAGCACAACTTGGAAGAAGATCCTAGATGATGATAAGAGAGCATTGCAGTTGTACAATAAAGCAATAGAGAGAGTTAAT gaaaagaaCATTAAGTTTTCACCACATGCTTCAACCAGAGAATATGTTATGTTCAGAACCGCTTTAGCTTCTGTTCAAAAATCAGCAGCCCAGGCTCACCccaaaaaagatgctcaaaccAAGTTATCCCATCCAGGTGATCAGAAAGGTTCTACTTACAGTCGACACAATGAATTCTCTGAG gtTGCCAAAActttgaaagagaatgaaagcCTCAAAGCCTGTATTCGCTGTAATTCACCTGCGAAATATGATTGCTATTTACAACGGGCAATCTGCAAACGAGAAGGCTGTGGGTTTGATTATTGTACAAGGTGTCTGTGTAACTATCATACCACCAACGAATGTTCAAATGGCAAACCCCTAAAAGCCAATTATAAAACAGGTCCTCTGCCCGGTACCAAAACAAGCAAGAAGAATTTACGACGATTGTGA
- the FBXO5 gene encoding F-box only protein 5 isoform X2, which yields MKCDFSYNHIHSGLKLVKPDDSGRQGSCTPAYLEGSYKDCIKDYVRLSDIGSPIVSPRIVELESENENKLFHNKENQHVQQILDSSNEIEELETSGPYEDSGYTSFSQQSGFNEHEESSLPLENFSDSPQSCLRQMQSPEQYPSKNLLPALHFAKMVCSTLKKNAKRNPKIDWEKLKEFIFSGNFGLQNIIGRKMGLEYVDILSELFRRGLRHLLANILTQLNDMDLINVSKVSTTWKKILDDDKRALQLYNKAIERVNEKNIKFSPHASTREYVMFRTALASVQKSAAQAHPKKDAQTKLSHPGDQKGSTYSRHNEFSEVAKTLKENESLKACIRCNSPAKYDCYLQRAICKREGCGFDYCTRCLCNYHTTNECSNGKPLKANYKTGPLPGTKTSKKNLRRL from the exons ATGAAATGTGATTTTAGCTATAACCATATTCATTCTGGACTTAAGTTAGTGAAGCCTGATGATAGTGGAAGACAAGGTTCCTGTACTCCTGCATATTTGGAAGGTTCTTATAAAGATTGCATTAAAGACTACGTGAGGTTATCAGATATTGGGTCACCAATCGTGAGCCCCAGGATTGTAGAACTTGAATCTGAAAACGAAAACAAGCTCTTTCATAACAAGGAAAATCAGCATGTGCAACAAATCCTTGATAGTTCAAATGAGATCGAAGAACTAGAGACCAGTGGACCTTATGAAGACAGTGGCTATACTTCATTTTCCCAGCAAAGTGGCTTCAATGAACATGAAGAGAGTAGCCTTCCCTTGGAAAATTTCAGTGACAGTCCACAGTCCTGCCTGCGTCAGATGCAAAGCCCAGAGCAATATCCCAGCAAAAACTTGCTGCCGGCTCTTCACTTTGCCAAAATGGTTTGTTCAACGTTAAAAAAGAATGCCAAACGAAATCCTAAAATAGATTGGgagaaactgaaagaatttaTATTCAGTGGAAATTTTGGACTGCAGAATATAATTGGAAGGAAAATGGGCCTAGAATATGTAGATATTCTCAGTGAACTCTTTCGAAGGGGACTCAGACATCTCCTAGCAAACATTTTAACACAGCTCAATGATATGGACTTAATCAA TGTGTCTAAAGTGAGCACAACTTGGAAGAAGATCCTAGATGATGATAAGAGAGCATTGCAGTTGTACAATAAAGCAATAGAGAGAGTTAAT gaaaagaaCATTAAGTTTTCACCACATGCTTCAACCAGAGAATATGTTATGTTCAGAACCGCTTTAGCTTCTGTTCAAAAATCAGCAGCCCAGGCTCACCccaaaaaagatgctcaaaccAAGTTATCCCATCCAGGTGATCAGAAAGGTTCTACTTACAGTCGACACAATGAATTCTCTGAG gtTGCCAAAActttgaaagagaatgaaagcCTCAAAGCCTGTATTCGCTGTAATTCACCTGCGAAATATGATTGCTATTTACAACGGGCAATCTGCAAACGAGAAGGCTGTGGGTTTGATTATTGTACAAGGTGTCTGTGTAACTATCATACCACCAACGAATGTTCAAATGGCAAACCCCTAAAAGCCAATTATAAAACAGGTCCTCTGCCCGGTACCAAAACAAGCAAGAAGAATTTACGACGATTGTGA